A single genomic interval of Eurosta solidaginis isolate ZX-2024a chromosome 3, ASM4086904v1, whole genome shotgun sequence harbors:
- the LOC137244369 gene encoding uncharacterized protein K02A2.6 isoform X1 gives MTETSVAFIGSIEVFNIGDDFELYKNRLEHLLSLNKIVKDGDKISFLISLGGADLYKTLISLLAPKTEKDHDYDYIVEKLTSHFKPKKNIIVECFKFFKRDQLTSEKIADYIVAQECDFGNFLDRALLIKFVCGLNNQHIQNRLLNESDLKTFEKACTIALSLDMTSNNMELMRNNTVHHLRSNAKKSKAADTKQEDVQRRRSRSRKRREVKCFYCQKLGHIERNCWEKQKGQKSVDKNKARGKYKSSSNVNNIEYSDDDCSFNYLNNIASNSSKSLKVFVKLEGTVFKMEIDTGACVSVYHIADYSKTFNHIKMSSISKNLKVITGENVVVVGSVLVDVEFMGKSCNLELVVLDSKSRFDPLLGRNWLDVSVPQWRNMVGNGEISHLSNSPKLSNLDFQKYNQLFSTNNNSTIKSYVAEIDLKNDHYPIFAKAYSVPFGLRKKVEDEIARLCEEGVIVPVSRSRWASPIVIVNKGDGSIRLCVNCRRTVNRFVEMEYYVIPRIDDILANLSGWKYFCKLDLTGAYL, from the coding sequence ATGACGGAGACATCAGTTGCGTTCATCGGTTCAATAGAGGTTTTTAATATAGGCGACGATTTTGAGCTGTATAAAAACCGATTAGAACATCTTCTATCACTCAACAAAATAGTGAAAGATGGcgataaaatatcatttttaatTAGTCTGGGTGGAGCAGATTTATATAAAACGCTAATTTCGTTGCTGGCGCCCAAAACAGAAAAAGACCATGATTACGATTATATTGTGGAAAAATTGACTTCACATTTCAAACCGAAGAAAAATATAATCGTGGAATGTTTCAAATTCTTTAAGCGCGATCAGCTAACTTCGGAAAAAATTGCTGATTATATAGTGGCGCAGGAGTGtgacttcggtaattttttaGACCGTGctcttttaattaaatttgtatgTGGCTTGAATAACCAACACATACAAAACCGACTGCTGAACGAAAGCGACCTGAAAACGTTTGAGAAAGCTTGTacaattgcattgtcattggataTGACTTCCAACAACATGGAACTGATGAGAAATAATACGGTACACCATTTGCGAAGTAATGCGAAAAAGTCCAAAGCAGCTGACACAAAACAAGAAGACGTTCAACGACGGAGGAGCAGAAGCCGAAAACGGAGGGAGGTAAAGTGCTTCTATTGCCAGAAATTGGGGCACATTGAACGTAATTGCTGGGAGAAACAAAAGGGCCAGAAATCGGTGGATAAAAATAAGGCGCGTGGTAAATATAAAAGTAGCTCTAATGTTAATAATATTGAGTATTCGGACGATGATTGTTCgttcaattatttaaataatattgCAAGCAATTCTTCTAAATCGTTGAAAGTTTTTGTAAAATTGGAAGGCACagtttttaaaatggaaattgatACTGGTGCATGTGTGTCTGTATATCATATTGCGGATTATAGCAAAACATTTAACCACATAAAAATGAGTTCGATAAGTAAAAATTTGAAAGTTATTACCGGCGAAAATGTTGTGGTAGTGGGTAGCGTTCTGGTAGACGTAGAATTCATGGGAAAGTCTTGCAATTTAGAGCTAGTTGTTTTGGATTCGAAATCCAGGTTTGACCCGCTTCTTGGTAGAAATTGGCTAGACGTTTCTGTTCCGCAGTGGCGTAACATGGTTGGCAATGGCGAGATAAGCCATCTCAGTAATAGTCCAAAATTAAGTAACCTTGATTTTCAGAAATATAATCAATTGTTTTCGACAAATAATAATTCAACTATTAAAAGCTACGTAGCTGAAATAGATCTGAAGAATGACCACTATCCAATATTCGCTAAAGCTTATTCAGTACCTTTTGGATTGAGAAAAAAGGTTGAGGACGAAATTGCTCGCCTGTGTGAAGAGGGTGTTATAGTTCCAGTTAGTAGAAGCAGGTGGGCTAGTCCTATTGTGATTGTGAATAAGGGAGACGGCTCAATAAGGCTATGTGTCAACTGTAGAAGGACAGTTAACAGGTTTGTGGAGATGGAATATTACGTTATTCCACGTATCGACGATATTTTGGCGAATTTAAGTGGAtggaaatatttttgcaaattagaCCTGACGGGAGCTTATTTATAG